In one Mobula hypostoma chromosome 17, sMobHyp1.1, whole genome shotgun sequence genomic region, the following are encoded:
- the nrn1a gene encoding neuritin, with the protein MGLTLNGVYLVLILGVQLAYLFRSVRAAGKCDAVFKGFSDCLLKLGDNVASYQQGTDDKQNVKTICSYWNDFHACATTALADCQDGATDVWEKLKEDSKNLDFEGSLFDLCERNNSANTIIPQCFTLVILTLSALLTWITL; encoded by the exons ATGGGACTTACGTTAAACGGAGTGTACCTTGTGCTTATTCTTGGCGTACAGCTCG CCTATCTGTTCCGTAGTGTGCGAGCGGCGGGGAAGTGCGATGCGGTTTTCAAAGGGTTTTCCGACTGTCTGTTGAAACTAGGAGACAACGTGGCCAGTTACCAGCAAGGCACGGATGACAAGCAGAATGTTAAAACCATCTGCTC ATACTGGAACGACTTTCACGCATGTGCAACGACCGCCCTCGCAGACTGTCAAGATGGAGCGACGGATGTTTGGGAGAAACTCAAAGAAGATTCCAAAAACTTGGATTTCGAAGGCAGTTTGTTTGATCTATGTGAAAGGAATAACTCCGCAAACACAATAATTCCCCAGTGTTTTACCTTGGTCATTTTAACATTGTCCGCCTTACTGACCTGGATTACACTCTAG